The proteins below are encoded in one region of Desulfovibrio sp. JC010:
- the fliO gene encoding flagellar biosynthetic protein FliO — protein MPNATATALMVPETGLGSVLKMSGALFFILAMLLLAYYFMRRLNIGGAFPGARKGTLEIVDRLALGPRQNITVIRYRDKELVVGVTHDKITMLHAGDEGNAKTDSDFAGYLEKEHSGTSDS, from the coding sequence TTGCCTAACGCAACTGCCACTGCGCTTATGGTTCCGGAAACGGGGCTGGGGTCTGTGCTCAAAATGTCGGGAGCACTTTTTTTTATTCTGGCTATGCTGCTGCTGGCCTATTATTTCATGCGCCGTCTCAATATCGGCGGTGCCTTTCCCGGAGCACGAAAAGGTACACTGGAAATTGTGGATCGGCTTGCGCTGGGTCCGCGCCAGAATATTACAGTAATCCGCTACCGCGACAAAGAATTGGTGGTCGGCGTTACCCACGATAAAATAACAATGCTCCATGCAGGGGATGAAGGAAATGCAAAGACTGATTCCGACTTTGCCGGGTATCTTGAAAAAGAACATTCCGGCACTTCTGACTCTTAG
- the fliN gene encoding flagellar motor switch protein FliN, with the protein MMSDDLDQDKLAQEWADALTDDSDGADPLGADPGDGNDEALADEWAAALAEQDDDAPADEDALANEWAAALGEQGDEGGGDMDLDGGGGGGDAALADEWAAALAEDTGDDIRKEKEQEFLRTQTRDADFKDMTNEAKNPRHDGSRRDLDFILDIPLDVSAELGRARMLINELLQLGTGSVVELTKLAGEPLEIYVNGKLVARGEAVVINEKFGIRLTDIISPIERVKHLA; encoded by the coding sequence ATGATGTCAGATGATCTTGATCAGGATAAACTCGCGCAGGAATGGGCGGACGCCCTTACTGACGATTCCGACGGTGCTGATCCTCTGGGGGCTGATCCCGGTGACGGCAATGATGAAGCTTTGGCCGATGAATGGGCCGCCGCACTGGCTGAGCAGGATGACGATGCCCCTGCTGACGAAGACGCCCTTGCCAATGAATGGGCTGCCGCCCTTGGTGAACAGGGCGACGAAGGCGGCGGAGATATGGACCTCGATGGCGGTGGAGGCGGCGGAGATGCTGCTTTGGCCGACGAATGGGCCGCCGCACTGGCCGAGGATACCGGGGATGATATCCGCAAGGAAAAGGAACAGGAATTCCTGCGTACCCAGACCCGCGATGCCGACTTCAAGGATATGACCAATGAAGCCAAGAACCCGCGCCATGACGGTTCAAGACGCGATCTTGACTTTATCCTTGATATTCCGCTGGATGTTTCCGCTGAACTGGGCCGGGCAAGGATGCTCATCAACGAGCTCCTGCAACTGGGAACCGGATCAGTGGTCGAGTTGACCAAGCTGGCCGGGGAACCTCTTGAAATTTATGTTAACGGCAAACTGGTCGCCCGTGGCGAAGCTGTTGTAATTAACGAAAAATTCGGTATCAGGCTGACTGATATCATCAGCCCCATCGAGCGGGTGAAGCATCTTGCCTAA
- the fliL gene encoding flagellar basal body-associated protein FliL — MADESGEPKKKGGMLKWIILLVLLAALGGGGFFAYQKFFAAQPEDAVEEPQQEQAAEGEDPGTLPGDGFTVTLPTFVVNLADPLGRRYLKLGIDVEVVSEEAVAELSKKEPMVKDTLILLLSSKTYQELSTMESKILLKKEIVDRLNQILGGSKVLQVYFTDMVIQ; from the coding sequence ATGGCTGACGAAAGTGGAGAACCGAAAAAGAAAGGCGGAATGCTGAAGTGGATTATCCTTCTCGTGCTGCTGGCTGCACTTGGCGGTGGCGGATTTTTCGCATACCAGAAATTTTTCGCCGCCCAGCCTGAGGATGCTGTTGAAGAACCTCAGCAAGAGCAGGCAGCCGAAGGGGAAGACCCCGGAACACTGCCCGGTGACGGTTTTACCGTTACCCTGCCTACTTTTGTAGTCAACCTTGCTGATCCGCTGGGCCGCAGATATCTTAAGCTCGGTATTGACGTGGAAGTTGTCAGTGAAGAGGCCGTGGCCGAACTCTCCAAGAAGGAGCCCATGGTCAAGGATACACTTATCCTGCTGCTTTCGAGCAAGACATATCAGGAGCTTTCCACCATGGAGAGCAAGATTCTCCTGAAAAAGGAAATTGTTGATCGCTTGAACCAGATTCTGGGCGGATCAAAAGTTTTACAAGTATATTTTACGGATATGGTTATCCAGTAG
- a CDS encoding OmpA family protein, with protein sequence MGRDKVKKPPDPGGGWLVTFSDLVTLLLTFFVLLLSMASMDQSFITRVTIMPAELGFLDKRGSGRVTAKVKLVSEFLERPWEVLEKQDRIKDLLFPDDVLPPDMDRATLDENLKVLAKPEGVALVLTDKLLFPLGKSELDERAKILLYQFVPVLDYLGSADVNIAGYTDDVGGMSQSNFQLSGERAMSVLTYFVEQGIMNDRLTVSACGPTFPMYSNTTPEGRAQNRRVEILIKTTPPMGGY encoded by the coding sequence ATGGGGCGCGATAAAGTAAAAAAGCCGCCGGATCCGGGCGGGGGCTGGCTGGTCACATTCTCTGATCTGGTGACCCTGCTTTTGACTTTTTTCGTGCTCTTGCTAAGTATGGCATCGATGGACCAGAGTTTTATCACCCGGGTAACCATCATGCCGGCTGAATTGGGATTTCTTGATAAGCGCGGTTCCGGCCGGGTCACAGCCAAGGTCAAACTGGTCAGTGAGTTCCTTGAACGCCCTTGGGAAGTGCTGGAAAAACAGGACCGCATCAAGGATCTGCTTTTCCCGGACGATGTTCTGCCCCCGGATATGGACCGGGCCACGCTGGATGAAAACCTGAAAGTTCTGGCCAAGCCCGAGGGGGTTGCCCTTGTGCTTACGGACAAGCTATTGTTCCCTTTGGGCAAGTCGGAACTTGACGAAAGGGCGAAAATCCTGCTTTACCAATTTGTTCCGGTACTTGATTACCTTGGTTCCGCCGATGTGAATATTGCCGGGTATACGGATGATGTGGGCGGCATGAGCCAGTCCAATTTTCAGTTATCCGGGGAGCGGGCCATGTCCGTGCTGACATATTTTGTGGAGCAGGGCATAATGAATGATCGGTTGACGGTTTCCGCCTGCGGTCCCACCTTTCCCATGTACAGCAATACAACACCGGAAGGGCGGGCCCAGAACAGACGGGTTGAAATTTTGATCAAGACGACTCCACCAATGGGTGGGTATTAG
- a CDS encoding flagellar motor protein MotB — protein sequence MGRKKKPPEPEGQPLWLITFSDLMTLMLTFFVLLVSMSVVDERRKLVVLGSIIGTFGFGSKGYDVLSDTSSRKTVQVGPMELQEGLEPIKPLLWEFAEEDLRFESNRFVQILSIGADVLFTPDSTSVSIEGARILDTVLPVLKRVQHPVLVAGHTSILRDELGEDYRVEDRELTPDISWKLSLNRSLAVYNYLIRNGMNPDMLKMEAFGKFRPRHPNSTPEGRKMNRRVDLVLDTRSAAVSKEIKEYQPPRKEDDKFKFDDFVFPIGDAEKPVKRQ from the coding sequence ATGGGTAGAAAGAAGAAGCCGCCAGAGCCGGAAGGACAGCCCTTATGGCTGATTACTTTCAGTGACCTGATGACCCTGATGCTCACCTTTTTTGTGCTGCTGGTGAGTATGTCGGTTGTTGACGAACGCCGTAAGCTGGTTGTGCTCGGTTCCATCATCGGTACTTTCGGGTTCGGATCCAAGGGTTATGACGTGCTTTCCGATACTTCTTCCCGTAAGACTGTTCAGGTCGGTCCCATGGAGCTTCAGGAAGGGCTTGAACCCATCAAACCGTTGCTCTGGGAATTTGCTGAAGAGGATTTGCGTTTTGAATCCAACAGGTTCGTGCAGATTCTTTCCATTGGTGCCGATGTCCTTTTCACTCCTGACAGCACCAGTGTTTCCATTGAAGGCGCGCGCATTCTCGATACCGTTCTTCCTGTGCTCAAACGGGTACAGCATCCGGTTCTGGTAGCCGGGCATACTTCCATCCTGCGTGATGAACTTGGTGAAGATTACCGGGTGGAAGACCGCGAACTGACCCCTGATATTTCATGGAAGCTTTCTTTAAACAGGTCTCTTGCTGTTTATAATTACCTGATCCGAAACGGCATGAATCCGGATATGCTCAAGATGGAGGCTTTTGGAAAATTTCGGCCCCGGCATCCCAACTCCACTCCTGAGGGACGTAAGATGAACCGCAGGGTGGATCTTGTGCTTGATACCCGCAGTGCTGCTGTTTCCAAGGAAATCAAGGAATACCAGCCTCCGCGCAAGGAAGATGATAAATTCAAATTTGATGATTTTGTCTTTCCCATCGGTGATGCCGAGAAACCCGTTAAAAGGCAGTAA
- a CDS encoding motility protein A — protein MDLGTVIGIVLSFGLVLAAILVGSPLGIFISVPSVLIVIGGTIGASLVNYPMGHVLGVVGVIKKTFFSSLESPSDIIDKFMDFANRARREGILSLEPALKSIEDDFLRKGLQLTVDGLEPQVIQEILETEIQYLENRHETGAEILKIFADFAPAMGMIGTVIGLVQMLQTMSDPSTIGPAMAVALLTTLYGAIFANLVFTPMSGKLKTRSKEEILLREMVMEGIISISKGENPKIIEEKLNSFLPPKMRKISD, from the coding sequence ATGGATCTGGGTACAGTTATTGGGATAGTGCTTTCATTCGGGCTTGTTCTTGCGGCTATTCTGGTCGGAAGTCCGCTGGGTATTTTCATTTCTGTTCCGTCCGTACTCATTGTTATCGGCGGAACCATCGGAGCTTCGCTGGTTAACTATCCCATGGGCCACGTGCTGGGGGTTGTCGGGGTTATTAAGAAGACCTTTTTTTCCAGCCTTGAATCCCCCTCCGATATCATCGACAAATTCATGGATTTCGCCAACCGTGCCCGCCGCGAAGGTATCCTCTCCCTTGAGCCTGCCCTGAAATCCATTGAAGACGACTTCCTGCGCAAAGGGTTGCAGCTGACAGTTGACGGACTTGAGCCGCAGGTTATTCAGGAGATTCTGGAAACCGAGATTCAGTACCTTGAGAACAGGCATGAAACCGGGGCTGAAATCCTGAAAATTTTCGCTGACTTCGCTCCCGCTATGGGCATGATCGGTACGGTTATCGGGCTGGTGCAGATGCTGCAGACCATGAGTGACCCCAGTACAATCGGCCCGGCAATGGCGGTTGCGCTGCTGACCACCCTGTACGGCGCGATTTTTGCGAACCTTGTTTTCACGCCCATGTCCGGTAAGCTCAAAACCCGCAGCAAGGAGGAAATCCTGCTCCGGGAAATGGTCATGGAAGGCATCATTTCCATCTCCAAAGGTGAGAACCCCAAGATTATCGAGGAGAAGCTGAACAGCTTCCTGCCTCCGAAAATGCGTAAGATTTCTGATTAG
- a CDS encoding YggS family pyridoxal phosphate-dependent enzyme codes for MSNREKELIENISEVKEDVAAACLRAGRKPEEVTVMAVSKLHAASDIEILYKAGHRCFGESYVQEALTKQEELSGLDIEWHFIGGLQSKKAKQVAGKFSAVHSVDSSKLAGLLNKKAESLNVTQNILIQVNTACEEQKCGVTEETLPALVEEVLGYGNLKLTGLMCLPPFFGDPEGARPYFARLRMLSEGMEKLFGIKLPELSMGMTGDFRVAIEEGSTMIRVGTRIFGTRPGY; via the coding sequence ATGAGTAACAGGGAAAAAGAACTTATTGAAAATATCTCAGAGGTTAAGGAAGATGTAGCAGCAGCCTGCCTGCGGGCCGGTCGCAAACCCGAAGAAGTGACTGTTATGGCGGTCTCCAAACTTCACGCAGCTTCTGATATCGAGATTTTGTACAAGGCGGGACACCGCTGCTTCGGGGAATCCTATGTGCAGGAGGCCCTTACCAAGCAGGAAGAGCTGTCCGGGCTGGATATAGAGTGGCATTTTATCGGCGGGCTGCAGTCGAAAAAGGCCAAGCAGGTTGCCGGAAAATTTAGTGCCGTGCACAGTGTGGATTCTTCCAAGCTGGCCGGGCTGCTGAATAAAAAGGCGGAAAGCCTGAATGTGACCCAGAATATCCTCATTCAGGTGAATACCGCTTGTGAGGAACAGAAGTGCGGGGTTACTGAAGAAACACTCCCGGCCTTGGTTGAAGAGGTTCTGGGGTACGGCAACCTTAAGTTGACCGGACTGATGTGTTTACCGCCCTTTTTCGGTGATCCTGAAGGGGCAAGGCCTTATTTCGCCAGGCTGCGTATGCTTTCCGAAGGTATGGAAAAGCTCTTCGGAATCAAGCTGCCGGAACTTTCCATGGGCATGACCGGGGATTTCCGGGTGGCCATTGAGGAAGGATCGACCATGATCAGGGTCGGGACCAGAATTTTCGGGACCAGACCGGGGTATTAG
- the era gene encoding GTPase Era, whose translation MSEEYKFGWVALIGPPNAGKSTLMNHYLGQKVAIVSPKPQTTRNRISGILSDENSQVVFLDTPGIHRMRGKMNRFLLDSAWEALGNADAIVVLFDAALYAAKPHLMEKELAPVVKPVNQSRKKLFVAVNKVDKVKDKAKLLPVMEKAQELWPEAEFIPVSALKGEGADVLLEKVVETLPEGPPMFPEDQVSTVPMRFMAAETVREKLFMSLQQELPYSTAVEIEFWTEEPERNLVNIGAIIYTTKKNHKGMIIGKGGQNLKKIGSQARRELEDMLEMKVMLELWVKVREGWTEDVGFLRSLGLGE comes from the coding sequence ATGTCAGAAGAATATAAATTCGGCTGGGTCGCTCTGATCGGCCCGCCCAACGCAGGTAAATCCACTCTCATGAACCATTATCTGGGTCAGAAGGTGGCCATTGTTTCACCCAAACCCCAGACCACCCGTAACCGCATCAGCGGTATCCTGAGCGATGAGAATTCACAGGTTGTTTTTCTGGATACTCCCGGTATCCACCGCATGCGCGGCAAGATGAACCGCTTCCTGCTCGATTCTGCATGGGAAGCTCTGGGCAATGCCGATGCCATTGTGGTGCTTTTTGACGCCGCCCTTTACGCCGCCAAGCCTCATCTGATGGAAAAGGAACTGGCCCCGGTTGTGAAACCTGTGAACCAGTCCCGCAAAAAGCTTTTCGTGGCCGTGAACAAGGTCGATAAGGTTAAGGACAAGGCCAAGCTGCTTCCGGTTATGGAAAAAGCACAGGAACTCTGGCCCGAAGCTGAGTTCATTCCTGTCTCTGCGCTGAAAGGCGAAGGAGCGGATGTGCTGCTGGAAAAGGTTGTGGAAACCCTGCCTGAAGGGCCGCCTATGTTCCCGGAAGATCAGGTTTCCACCGTGCCCATGCGTTTTATGGCTGCGGAAACCGTGCGTGAGAAGCTTTTTATGAGCCTGCAGCAGGAGCTTCCTTATTCCACAGCGGTGGAGATTGAATTCTGGACCGAAGAACCGGAACGTAATCTGGTCAACATCGGGGCCATAATCTACACCACCAAGAAGAACCACAAAGGTATGATCATCGGTAAGGGCGGGCAGAATTTGAAGAAAATCGGATCTCAGGCCCGGCGTGAACTGGAAGATATGCTGGAGATGAAAGTTATGCTCGAGCTCTGGGTGAAAGTCCGTGAGGGCTGGACCGAGGATGTGGGCTTTTTGCGTTCACTGGGACTCGGCGAGTAG
- the topA gene encoding type I DNA topoisomerase, with amino-acid sequence MSKDLIVVESPAKVKTISKFLGRNYQVAASVGHVRDLPKNKLGVEEDGDFTPQYQIIPGKEDVVNKLKKAAAKADHVFLAPDPDREGEAIGWHVAAIIKEVNENVSRIQFNEITARAVKEALEHPKPLNEQLFDSQQARRILDRLVGYKISPILWKKVKRGISAGRVQSVALKLVVEREKARRAFIPEEYWLFKAHVEGKNPPPFVADLWKVDGKKAEIGSAEEAEALQNNVKGVPFEITDLTEKERKRNPLPPYITSTLQQDANRRLGYSAKRTMTLAQRLYEGVELGDKGTTALITYMRTDSVRIANEARDTAKKVILDKYGKDFYPAKPRVYKSKGGAQDAHEAIRPVDASIMPEDVKPFLPADQFKVYKLIWNRFIASQMAPARFWDTVVTIQAKNTIWRSKGERLLFPGFMRVTGKTGDEKLIELPKLDKSEVLKVGKIDSEQKFTQPPARYSEASLVRELEEKGIGRPSTYASIISTIQDRGYVNLEEKKFIPTELGFVVSDQLSEHFKELMDVGFTAAMEKQLDDVADGKIEWTKLMKNFADGFYPTLETASKEMKRGGEDTGITCEKCGSPMVIKFGRTGEFLGCSNYPECKSIVNFTRDDKGKIVVLEEEPPEDTGVTCEKCGSAMAIKRSSRGEFLGCTGYPDCRNIKNFERDDDGKVKVVETPSAQIVGKCPDCKDGDLVIKHARTGSRFIACSNYPDCKHAKPFSTGVKCPREDCKGELVEKSSRRGKLFYSCDQYPDCDYAVWYPPIDGPCPKCGHPVLVKKTTRAKGEHIACPEKGCGYVQGEGEE; translated from the coding sequence ATGAGCAAAGATTTGATTGTTGTTGAGTCCCCGGCAAAGGTGAAGACTATCAGTAAGTTTCTTGGCAGGAACTATCAGGTTGCTGCGTCCGTAGGTCACGTACGCGACCTGCCCAAGAACAAGCTCGGAGTCGAAGAAGATGGTGATTTCACTCCCCAGTACCAGATCATTCCCGGTAAAGAGGATGTGGTCAACAAGCTGAAGAAGGCAGCGGCTAAAGCCGACCATGTCTTCCTCGCACCTGACCCCGACCGCGAAGGGGAGGCTATCGGCTGGCACGTGGCGGCCATTATCAAGGAAGTGAACGAGAACGTCAGCCGTATCCAGTTCAACGAAATTACCGCCCGGGCCGTTAAAGAAGCCCTCGAACACCCCAAGCCGCTCAATGAACAGCTTTTCGACTCCCAGCAGGCCCGCCGTATTCTGGACCGTCTGGTGGGTTACAAAATTTCTCCCATCCTTTGGAAAAAGGTGAAAAGGGGCATTTCCGCAGGGCGTGTACAATCTGTTGCTCTCAAGCTCGTAGTGGAGCGTGAAAAAGCACGCCGGGCATTTATCCCGGAAGAATACTGGCTGTTCAAAGCCCATGTGGAAGGCAAGAATCCGCCGCCTTTTGTGGCCGACCTCTGGAAAGTGGACGGCAAAAAGGCCGAGATCGGTTCCGCTGAAGAAGCTGAAGCCCTGCAGAATAATGTAAAGGGTGTGCCTTTTGAGATCACTGATCTCACAGAGAAGGAACGCAAGCGTAATCCGCTGCCGCCTTACATTACTTCCACCCTGCAGCAGGATGCCAACCGCAGGCTCGGCTACTCTGCAAAGAGGACCATGACCCTTGCCCAGCGTCTGTACGAAGGTGTTGAGCTTGGCGACAAGGGTACCACCGCGCTCATTACCTATATGCGTACCGACTCCGTGCGTATTGCCAACGAAGCGCGCGATACCGCCAAAAAGGTCATTCTGGACAAATACGGCAAAGATTTTTATCCGGCCAAGCCACGGGTCTACAAATCCAAAGGCGGGGCACAGGATGCTCACGAAGCGATCCGCCCGGTTGACGCTTCAATCATGCCTGAAGACGTGAAGCCGTTCCTGCCTGCGGACCAGTTCAAGGTCTACAAGCTGATCTGGAACCGTTTCATCGCTTCCCAGATGGCTCCGGCCCGTTTCTGGGATACCGTGGTCACCATTCAGGCCAAGAACACCATCTGGCGGTCCAAAGGTGAAAGACTGCTTTTCCCCGGTTTCATGCGCGTTACCGGAAAGACCGGTGATGAAAAGCTCATTGAGCTGCCCAAGCTTGATAAGAGCGAAGTGCTCAAGGTCGGCAAGATCGACAGCGAACAGAAGTTTACCCAGCCCCCGGCCCGTTACTCCGAAGCTTCCCTTGTGCGCGAGTTGGAAGAAAAGGGCATCGGCCGGCCGTCCACTTACGCATCCATTATTTCCACTATTCAGGATCGCGGTTACGTGAATCTGGAGGAAAAGAAATTTATCCCCACAGAGCTCGGTTTTGTGGTCAGTGACCAGCTTTCCGAGCACTTCAAGGAACTTATGGACGTAGGGTTCACCGCTGCCATGGAAAAGCAGCTTGATGATGTTGCCGACGGCAAGATCGAGTGGACCAAGCTCATGAAAAATTTCGCGGACGGATTTTATCCCACCCTTGAAACAGCGTCCAAGGAAATGAAGCGCGGCGGTGAGGATACCGGGATAACCTGCGAAAAATGCGGTTCGCCCATGGTTATCAAGTTCGGGCGTACCGGGGAGTTCCTCGGCTGCTCCAATTATCCCGAGTGCAAAAGTATCGTTAACTTCACCCGTGACGACAAAGGTAAGATCGTAGTTCTCGAAGAAGAACCGCCGGAAGACACCGGAGTTACTTGTGAGAAATGTGGCAGTGCCATGGCTATCAAGCGTTCCAGCCGCGGAGAATTCCTCGGTTGCACCGGATACCCCGATTGCCGCAACATCAAGAATTTCGAGCGCGATGATGACGGCAAGGTCAAGGTCGTGGAAACACCCAGTGCCCAGATTGTGGGTAAGTGTCCCGACTGTAAGGACGGTGATCTGGTCATCAAACATGCCCGTACCGGGAGCCGTTTCATTGCCTGCTCCAACTACCCGGACTGCAAGCATGCCAAACCTTTCTCCACCGGGGTCAAATGTCCCCGCGAAGACTGCAAGGGCGAGCTGGTGGAAAAAAGCTCCCGTCGCGGTAAGCTTTTTTATTCCTGCGACCAGTACCCGGATTGCGATTATGCGGTCTGGTATCCGCCCATTGACGGCCCCTGCCCCAAATGTGGACATCCCGTGCTGGTCAAAAAGACCACCCGCGCCAAGGGCGAGCACATCGCCTGCCCGGAAAAAGGGTGCGGTTATGTTCAGGGTGAAGGCGAAGAATAA
- a CDS encoding Hpt domain-containing protein: MATLDEKLAELNKRYADALGGRVEELEGFLSEYESTGSDSSLEKLYKNAHAVAGSARTFGLPEVTDRAKELELAARDGADTKILQKKLSALKLCISS; encoded by the coding sequence ATGGCAACACTTGACGAAAAACTGGCAGAGCTTAATAAAAGATATGCTGACGCATTGGGTGGTCGAGTTGAGGAGCTGGAAGGATTTCTTTCTGAATATGAAAGTACAGGTTCTGATTCCAGTCTCGAAAAGCTTTATAAAAATGCCCATGCCGTGGCCGGATCGGCGCGCACTTTCGGGCTGCCGGAAGTTACCGACCGGGCCAAGGAACTTGAATTGGCCGCCCGAGACGGTGCTGACACAAAAATTTTACAGAAAAAATTATCAGCGTTGAAACTTTGTATTTCTTCCTGA
- a CDS encoding APC family permease, with product MDNLQKKYGFWTATAMVVGIVIGSGVFFKADDVLKAAGGDLPTALLAWLIGGSIMVVTAYVFSKIATRIEKVNGLVDYFEEAYGEKAGYMVGWFMTFIYYPTLVAVLAWVSANYSVGLLGAKDILWPLSFVYLTGFFLLNYYSPVLAGKWQVSSTVIKLIPLGLVAIVGGIAGLTSGQTMQNFTQVAQEIAGSGGGLAVATLSTAFAYEGWIIATVINAELKDAKKTLPRALVVGTIAVMTIYMLYYLGISGVLTNDQVLAEGDAAPVRVIEMIFGNVGGTLLTVFVIISCLGTLNGLIMGSARGMFSIASRNLGPRADLFKQVNPVTNSTSWSAIIGYFLSCFWLVVWYGNFHGWWGQFMDVSELPIAFLYVIYISIYIWVMKTFTDLGPLSRILCPLLAGCGSVYIIWGAIQKDMFIHFLIIFLIIQGAGMMLMNSSKK from the coding sequence ATGGATAATTTACAAAAGAAATACGGTTTCTGGACTGCGACCGCCATGGTTGTGGGTATTGTAATCGGTTCCGGGGTGTTCTTTAAGGCCGATGACGTGCTCAAGGCTGCGGGCGGTGACCTGCCTACTGCGTTGCTCGCATGGCTGATCGGTGGCTCCATTATGGTTGTTACCGCATATGTTTTTTCCAAGATCGCGACCCGCATCGAGAAGGTCAACGGTCTGGTAGACTATTTCGAAGAAGCTTACGGCGAAAAGGCCGGGTACATGGTCGGCTGGTTCATGACCTTTATTTACTACCCGACTCTGGTTGCTGTTCTGGCCTGGGTTTCCGCCAACTACTCCGTCGGGCTTCTGGGAGCGAAGGATATACTCTGGCCTCTGTCTTTCGTATATCTGACCGGATTTTTCCTGCTCAACTATTATTCTCCGGTTCTGGCCGGTAAGTGGCAGGTTTCCTCCACTGTGATCAAGCTTATTCCGCTTGGTCTCGTTGCCATTGTCGGCGGTATTGCAGGTTTGACCAGCGGTCAGACCATGCAGAATTTCACTCAGGTCGCTCAGGAAATTGCCGGATCCGGCGGCGGACTGGCCGTGGCAACCCTTTCCACCGCCTTTGCTTACGAAGGCTGGATCATCGCCACCGTCATCAACGCCGAGCTGAAAGACGCCAAAAAGACTCTGCCCCGCGCACTGGTTGTCGGTACCATCGCGGTTATGACCATCTACATGCTCTACTATCTGGGTATTTCCGGCGTACTGACCAACGATCAGGTTCTGGCTGAAGGCGACGCCGCACCTGTTCGCGTCATCGAGATGATCTTCGGCAACGTGGGCGGCACCCTGCTGACCGTGTTTGTTATCATTTCCTGCCTCGGTACCCTGAACGGCCTGATCATGGGTTCTGCGCGCGGCATGTTCTCCATTGCCTCCCGTAACCTCGGTCCCCGTGCCGACCTTTTCAAGCAGGTTAACCCGGTTACCAACAGCACCAGCTGGTCCGCAATTATCGGATATTTCCTGTCCTGCTTCTGGCTGGTTGTCTGGTACGGCAACTTCCACGGCTGGTGGGGCCAGTTCATGGATGTTTCCGAACTGCCCATCGCGTTCCTGTACGTGATCTACATCTCCATCTACATCTGGGTGATGAAGACTTTCACCGACCTCGGACCTTTGAGCCGTATTCTCTGCCCGCTGCTGGCAGGTTGCGGATCTGTGTACATCATCTGGGGCGCGATCCAGAAAGATATGTTCATCCACTTTCTGATTATCTTCCTGATTATACAGGGAGCAGGGATGATGCTGATGAACAGCTCTAAAAAATAA
- a CDS encoding RNHCP domain-containing protein, with protein sequence MSRQQKTVHMDTRPFICEHCGLTVPSPLSGTQNRNHCSHCLHSKHMDMKIGDRRSGCRGIMEPIGLWIKENRECAVIHRCRKCGFIRTNRIAGDDNEVVLFTLAARLITQLPFPANIALERIERQQMGGEI encoded by the coding sequence ATGTCCAGACAACAAAAAACCGTCCACATGGATACCAGACCGTTCATTTGCGAACATTGCGGCCTTACAGTGCCGTCTCCGCTCAGCGGAACCCAGAACCGAAACCATTGTAGCCATTGTTTGCACAGCAAGCATATGGACATGAAAATCGGAGACCGGAGATCCGGCTGCCGGGGCATTATGGAACCCATCGGGTTGTGGATTAAAGAAAACAGGGAGTGTGCAGTTATTCATCGCTGCCGCAAATGCGGCTTCATCCGCACCAACCGCATTGCAGGCGACGACAATGAGGTAGTGCTCTTTACATTGGCGGCACGCCTCATCACTCAATTACCCTTCCCGGCGAATATCGCTCTGGAAAGAATTGAACGTCAGCAGATGGGCGGTGAAATATAA